Below is a window of Staphylococcus succinus DNA.
TTTTCATGCTCATCTAAGATATCTTTTTTATCTGGTAAAACCACGATATCAGATACACCAACAGTGATACCTGCTTTAGATGAGAATTTGAAACCTAAGTCTTTCATTCTGTCTAACATCATAGAAGTATCTGTAATGCTGAAACGGTTAAATACTTCAGCAATGATATTACCTAAGAATTTTTTATTAAATGGTTCAATTAACGGCGCTTGATCGAAGTAGGCTTTCAATCCATCTTCCCCAAGTTCAGTAGCAGTAACAAAATATTTATCAGGTGTTACGCCTTCTAAATTAGCTTGAGTTGGTTCGTTAATATAAGCAAATGAATCTGGAATGATTTCATTGAATATCACTTTACCAACAGAAGTTAATAAGATCTTTTTGTTTTGCTCTTCAGTGAACGTTGGATTGTTGAATGAACCAGCATGAACACCAATACGAGAATGTAAGTGAACATAACCATTGGCATAAGCTTTTAATACTTCGTTCGTATCATTGTAAATTGTACCAGTATTGACTGAATCTTTACGCTCTAAAGTAAGGTAATAGTTACCAAGTACCATATCTTGTGATGGTGTAACAACTGGTTTACCATCTTTAGGGTTCAAGATGTTTTGTGCAGCTAACATTAACATACGTGCTTCAGCTTGCGCTTCTTTAGATAACGGTACATGGACAGCCATTTGGTCACCATCAAAGTCCGCGTTGTAAGCTGTTGTTACAAGTGGATGTAGACGTATTGCACGCCCTTCAACTAATGTTGGTTCAAATGCTTGGATACCTAATCTGTGAAGTGTAGGTGCACGGTTTAAAAGTACTGGGTGCTCACGAATAACATCTTCTAATACATCCCAAACTTCATCATCCATACGCTCTATCTTACTCTTAGCATTTTTAATGTTAGTAGCAATTTCACGTTGTACAAGTTCTTTCATAATGAAAGGTTTGAACAATTCAAGCGCCATTTCTTTAGGTAGACCACATTGATACATTTTCAAGCTCGGTCCAACTGCAATAACTGAACGTCCTGAGTAGTCAACACGTTTACCTAATAAGTTTTGACGGAAACGTCCTTGTTTACCTTTTAACATATGTGAAAGTGATTTTAACGGACGGTTACCTGGTCCTGTTACCGGACGGCCACGACGACCATTATCGATAAGTGCATCAACAGCTTCTTGTAACATACGTTTTTCATTTTGAACTATGATGCCAGGAGCACCTAAGTCTAATAAACGTTTTAAACGATTGTTACGGTTAATAACACGACGATATAAATCATTTAAATCACTTGTAGCAAAACGTCCACCATCTAACTGAACCATTGGTCTGATTTCAGGCGGGATAATTGGAAGTACATCTAAAATCATCCACGCTGGATTATTTCCAGAATGTCTGAATGACTCAACTACCTCTAAACGTTTGATTGCACGAGTAAGTCTTTGACCTGTTGCTGACTCTAACTCATCACGTAGTGATTTAAGTTCAGCATCTAAGTCTATTTCTTCAAGTAATTCTTTAATACCTTCAGCACCCATTTTAGCCGTGAATTGGCCTGGGAACTTGTCGTAATAGTCTCTGAATTCTGCTTCAGATAACAATGTCTTTTGTTCTAATCCAGTTGGACCTGGCTTAACAACAACATAAGAAGCGAAATAAATAACTTCTTCTAATGCTCTTGGAGACATATCTAATAATAGACCCATACGACTTGGAATACCTTTGAAGTACCAAATGTGTGATACTGGTGCAGCTAATTCAATGTGGCCCATTCTTTCACGGCGCACTTTAGATTTAGTTACCTCAACTCCACATCTGTCACAAACCATACCTTTATAACGTACACGTTTGTATTTACCACAACTACATTCCCAATCTTTTGTAGGTCCGAATATTCTTTCACAGAAAAGACCATCTTTTTCTGGTTTTAAAGTACGATAGTTAATTGTTTCTGGCTTTTTAACCTCACCAAAAGACCATGAACGGATTTTTTCAGGTGAAGCAAGTCCTATTTTCATATAATGGAAATTATTTACATCAATCAAGGAGCCTACCTCCTTCAATTTAGATTAGCTGTGCAAATTGATTGATTGCTCTATATCAATAAATGGAATAACCAATATTGAGATGATTACAGTCATGTAACACACCTCAATTTGGTTTATACCCTTATAAACTTAAATGCGATTAGTCAGTGATTTCTTTTTGTGATTCTGGAGCTTCTTTTTGTTGAAGATCTACTTTACGTTCAACAACTTCTTCTTCTTCTGTATCGTGCATGTCAATTTCATTGTCATGCTCGTCCATAATCTTAACGTCTAATCCTAAACTTTGTAATTCTTTCATCAATACTCTGAATGATTCTGGAACGCCAGGCTTAGCAATATTTTCACCTTTAACAATAGCTTCGTATGTCTTAACACGACCTACTGTATCATCAGATTTATAAGTTAAGATTTCTTGAAGTGTATATGCGGCACCGTAAGCTTCAAGCGCCCATACTTCCATCTCACCGAAACGTTGTCCACCAAATTGCGCTTTACCACCAAGTGGTTGTTGCGTAACAAGTGAGTATGGTCCAGTTGAACGTGCATGTAATTTATCATCAACCATGTGTGCAAGTTTCAGCATGTACATAACGCCGACTGAAATTCGGTTATCGAATGGTTCACCCGTACGACCGTCATATAATACTGTCTTACCATCACGAGCCATACCAGCTTCTTCAATAGTTGACCATACATCTTCATCACTAGCACCATCAAATACTGGAGATGCTACATGAATACCTAAGTTCTTAGCAGCCATACCTAAGTGTAGCTCTAATACTTGTCCGATATTCATACGTGATGGAACACCAAGTGGATTCAACATGATGTCAATTGGTGTACCGTCTGGTAAATAAGGCATATCTTCTTCTGGAACAATCTTAGAAATGACACCTTTGTTACCATGACGACCACACATTTTGTCACCAACGTGTATTTTACGTTTTTGAACAATATATACACGTACGAGTTGGTTAACACCTGGAGATAATGTATCGTCTCCTTCTTCACGGTTAAAGACTTTAACATCTAGAACAATTCCGCCTGCACCATGTGGTACACGTAATGATGTATCGCGAACTTCACGTGCTTTTTCACCGAAGATTGCGTGTAATAAACGTTCTTCTGCAGTTAATTCAGTTACACCTTTAGGTGTTACTTTACCAACTAAGATATCGCCATCATTAACTTCGGCACCGACGTATATAATACCACGGTCATCCAAGTTTTTAAGTGCACTATCTGAAACATTAGGGATATCACGAGTAATTTCTTCAGGCCCTAGTTTAGTATCACGTGCTTCAGATTCATATTCTTCGATATGAATAGAAGTATAAACATCATCCTTAACTAAGCGCTCACTCATGATTACAGCATCCTCATAGTTATAACCGTCCCAAGTCATGAAACCAACAACTACGTTTCTACCTAGAGCCATTTCACCAAGTTCCATAGACGGACCATCAGCTAAAATTTCGCCTTTAGTCACTACGTCTCCAGCACTTACAATTGGTCTTTGGTTATAACAAGTACCAGTATTTGAACGTTTGAATTTCGCTAATGGATAACGATCCAATTCGCCTTCATATTCTTGACCGTCTTCTTCAATAAGTTGACGAACAAGGATTTCATTAGATTCAACGTGTTCAACACGGCCTTTGCGTTTAACTACTACTGCTGCACCAGAATCACGTGCTGCCACGTGTTCCATTCCAGTACCTACAAAAGGTGATTCTGGGTTCATCAATGGCACCGCTTGACGTTGCATGTTTGCACCCATTAAAGCACGGTTAGAGTCATCATTTTCTAAGAAAGGAATACATGCTGTCGCAGCTGAAACAACTTGTTTAGGCGATACATCCATATAATCCATTTTTTCTTTAGCCATAACAGTATTATTACCACGGAAACGACATACAACTTCATCATCTACGAAACGACCATTTTCATCTAAAACAGAGTTTGCTTGTGCTACTACATAGCTGTCTTCTTCGTCAGCAGTTAAGTAATCAATTTTGTCTGTGATGGAATGCGTTTCAAGATCAACTTTACGGTATGGTGTTTCAATGAAACCAAATTCATTTACACGCGCATAACTTGATAAAGAGTTGATAAGTCCAATGTTTGGTCCCTCTGGTGTTTCAATTGGACACATACGGCCATAGTGAGAGTAGTGAACGTCACGTACTTCCATTTGGGCACGTTCACGTGTTAAACCACCCGGTCCTAATGCTGATAAACGACGTTTATGTGTTAACTCAGCTAATGGATTCGCTTGGTCCATGAATTGTGATAATTGAGAACTACCAAAGAATTCTTTGATTGATGCAATAACAGGACGAATATTGATTAATTGTTGTGGCGTGATTGATTCTGTATCTTGAATTGACATTCTTTCACGTACAACACGTTCCATTCTTGATAAACCAATACGGAATTGATTTTGTAACAATTCACCTACTGAACGTAAACGACGGTTACCTAAATGGTCAATATCATCTGTAAAGCCAATACCGCTTAATAAGTTAAAGAAGTAAGACATAGACGCAATGATATCTGCTGGTGTAATGCATTTCACTTCTGTATCTGGAAGCGCATTACCAATCACTGTTGTTGTACGTTCTTCTTCGTCATTCGGAACGTAAACTTTAATTGATTGTATTTCAACAGGTTCGTCAATAACACTGCCTTCTAACTCAAACACTTCACTGTTAGCATTAGCTTCTAATACGTCCATAATTTCATCTAAGTTACGACGGTCTAGGACTGTACCTTCTTCTGCAACAATTTCGCCTGTCTCAGTATTAACAATAGGTTCTGCTAATTTTTGATTAAATAAGCGATGTTTTAAATGAAGTTTTTTATTAGCTTTATAACGACCTACACTTGCTAAGTCATAACGTTTCGGATCAAAGAAACGTGAATATAAAAGACTTTTAGCATTTTCAACTGTAGGTGGTTCACCAGGGCGTAAACGCTCATAGATTTCTAATAATGCTTGATCAGTAGTTTCTGTACCATCTTTTTCTAATGTATTACGTAAATATTCACTTTCACCTAATAAATCAACAATTTCTTGATCAGTAGAGAAACCTAAAGCACGTAACAATACAGTTAATGGTAATTTTCTTGTTCTATCAATACGTACATAAACAACATCTTTAGCATCAGTTTCATATTCTAACCATGCACCACGGTTAGGAATGATTGTTGCATCGAAGTTTGTACGACCGTTTTTATCTAGTTTTTCATTGAAGTATACGGATGGTGAACGAACTAATTGTGATACGATAACACGTTCAGCACCGTTAATTACGAATGTACCTGTATCTGTCATTAATGGGAAATCACCCATAAACACTTCTTGCTCTTTCACTTCGCCAGTTTCTTTGATGATTAGACGTACTTTCACACGTAAAGGCGCAGCATACGTTGTATCACGGTTTTTCGATTCTTCTAAATCATATTTCGGTTCTCCGAGTCTATAATCTACAAACTCTAAAGAAAGATTGCCTGTGAAATCTTCAATCGGAGAAATGTCTCTAAACATTTCTAATAAACCTTCTTCTAAGAACCAATCGTAAGACTTAGTCTGAATCTCAATTAAATTCGGTAATTCTAATACCTCTGAAATTCTCGCATAGTTTCTACGTTTACGATGTCTTCCATATTGGACAAATTGACCTGCCAAACAGATTCACCCCTCAAAAATTGTGTGTTTACTTTTACTGAAATACCAAATATAATTAGACAAAAAGAAAACGGTAGCACACCTGATGACACCATTTTCTATTCTATCTTATATACTATGTTAATTCGTACGTAAAAGTACACACTTATTGAACATAAATTTTTACATTCTATAACTATATCAGAAGCCAGCACTTAATTCAACCTTTTACACTTCTTAAAATGTAATAGCCTTTACTTTTTTCTAATACTTCCACGTTATTAAATGTGTCTTGCATTTTTTGTTTTGCAGACGGCATACCTTGTTTTTTTTGAATTACAACACAAAGTGCACCACCATCTTTCAACTTTTCATAAGCATCTACTAAAATGCTATGAACAACTGTTTTTCCTGCTCTAATCGGTGGATTAGTAAGCACAAAATCATAAGCTTTATCTTCTACCTGTGATAAACCATCACTTTCTTTGATTTCCACATTTTCTATTCGGTTCTTTTTTTTGTTTTTTCTAGATAATGATAATGCACGTTGGTTAATATCAACCATCATTACTTCGTGATGTGGGGAAACTTTAGCAATCATTAAACCAATAGGACCATAGCCACAACCAACATCTATGATATTTTTCGTAGGACCTGGGGGATATGTTTTCAAAAAAGTTTTCACTAATAAATCGGACCCAAAGTCTATTTTCCCTTTCGAAAATACACCCGCATCTGATATTAGTTCTAAATTATGGTTATCGTAGGAGTATGTAAAAAGCGACTCATCACTTTCTACTTCAGGATTCTCATCATAATAGTGACTCATGACTACACCTCTTTTAATCTTATTCGTTTCAGATTAATACTATACCCAATTTGATAAGTAAAATAGTTATAAAACTAGGACTTGCTTTACTAGATATAGATCAAATAAGATAAAACCCCGTTATAGTGATAACGGGGTTTTCATTTCTCAAAGATTTCAGGTATTCTCGACTTAAGATTAACGTACCGAAGCAGTTAATGTGTTAAATCACTTAAATAACCTTCAATATATAATTATTAACTGTTAGCCAGCAAGAATTATTTTAATTCTACTGTAGCGCCAACTTCTTCTAATTGTTCTTTAAGTGCTTCAGCATCTTCTTTAGATAAACCTTCTTTAACTACTTTAGGAGCTCCGTCTACTAATTCTTTAGCGTCTTTTAATCCTAAACCAGTTGCTTCTTTAACTGCTTTAACAACTTTGATTTTAGAAGATCCAGCTGAAGTTAATTCAACATCGAATTCAGTTTGTTCTGCTGCCGCGTCTGCGCCGCCAGCTGCACCTGCTGCTGCTACTGGAGCTGCTGCAGTTACACCAAATTCTTCTTCAATTGCTTTTACTAAGTCGTTTAATTCTAAAACTGACATTTCTTTAATTGCTTCAATGATTTGTTCATGATTAGCCATTTTAATATTCCTCCATTAATTTTTAATAGTTACGCGCAATTATTCAGCGCTTTCTTCGTTTTGTTCTTTTTCTTCTCCAACAGCTTTAACCGCATAAGCGAAATTGCGTACTGGAGCTTGTAATACTGATAAAAGCATAGAAACAAGACCGTCATGTGATGGTAATGTACCAACAGTATTAACTTCTTCTGCTGAGATAGCACTGCCTTCCATAACACCAACTTTAATTTCTAAAGCTTGATGTTCTTTTGCAAATCCTGCAATAACTTTTGCTGGAGCAACAACATCTTCACTTGATGTTGCAACCGCTGTAGGACCTACTAAGAATTCATCTAATCCGTCAATACCAGCTTTTTCAGCTGCACGGCGAACCATTGTGTTTTTGTATACTTTATACTCAACACCAGCTTCACGTAATTGTGAACGTAATTCAGTTACTTCAGCAACGCTAAGACCACGATAGTCAACGATAACTGTAGATACTGAGTTTTTAAGTTGTTCAGCAATAATATCAACTTCTTGTTTTTTTGCATCGATGATAGCAGACATTTAGACACCTCCATTGATTTTAATTTGGTGCTTTTAATCTTGAAACATTGCCATGCAGTGTAAACTATATGCTCAACGCTCAATAAAAAAAGCACTTTCTACCCGTGGCAAAAAGTGCTTGAAAGATCTGAAATCTTCACGTTCAAGTCAATTTTAGCCTCGGCAGGATTTTACTTTTTAAGTTATTTCTAACTCCTACTGTCTTAGGTAAAATAATACATTAACCAATATAACTGGTCTCATGTATTATGTCAATATTTTATTTAAAGACTGAAGCATTAAATCTTCAGTCTTTAGTTTTAATTTTTAAAAAATTAAAGTTTGAAACTTGAAGTATCAACTTTAACTCCAGGACCCATTGTTGTTGTAACAGTAACGGATTTGAAGTAAGTACCTTTAGCTGATGATGGTTTCGCTTTTAATAAAACGTCTTGTAACGTTCTGAAGTTTTCAACAAGTTTGTCTGTATCAAATGATGTTTTACCAATTGACGCGTGAACAATACCTGATTTTTCAGCACGGTACTCAACTTTACCAGCTTTAATTTCTTCAACAGCTTTTTTAACGTCCATTGTAACTGTTCCAGTTTTAGGGTTTGGCATTAAACCTTTAGGTCCTAATACTCTACCTAATTTACCAACTTCGCCCATCATATCTGGTGTAGCTACTACGACATCAAAGTCGAACCAACCTTGTTGAATTTTTTCTACATATTCACCTTCACCGACAAAATCTGCACCTGCTGCTTCTGCTTCAGCTGCTTTGTCACCTTTTGCGAATACTAATACACGTTGTGATTTACCAGTACCATTTGGAAGCACTACTGCTCCACGGATTTGTTGGTCATTTTTACGAGTATCAATACCTAAACGGAATGCTACTTCAACTGAAGCGTCAAAGTTAGCAATGCTTGTTTCTTTAGCTAGTGCAACTGCTTCTTCAACATCATATTGTTTTGTGCGGTCGATTTTACTAGCTACTTCTTGATATCTTTTGCTTTTTTTAGCCATTTCATGTTCCTCCTTTAGTGGTTTTAGCGGAATTTCCTCCCACGTTTACTTGTTTTCACAAGTTAAGAGCAGATGACAGTGAGGTATAAAATTGTATTTTATCATAGGAATAAATCCTAAATAAATGACATTTTCCCTCATACTACGACAATATTGAACGCTGTCATCATGTTTGTCATTTCCGTCATCTGCTACTTCGTCTATCTATGATTTCATTACTGTTATAATTATTGAACTGTGATTCCCATACTACGTGCAGTACCTTCGATAATACGCATAGCTGCTTCTTCGTCTGCAGCATTTAAATCTTGCATTTTTTGGTTTGCAATTTCACGTACTTGATCTTTAGTTACTGAAGCAACTTTGTTTTTATTAGGTTCGCCTGAACCTTTTTCAACGCCTGCTGCTTTTTTAAGTAATACTGGAGCCGGTGGTGTTTTTGTAATAAATGTAAATGAACGATCTTCATAAACACTGATTTCTACCGGAATGATTAAACCTGCGTCTTCTTGTGTACGTGCGTTGAATTCCTTACAGAATCCCATAATATTCACACCTGCTTGACCTAATGCTGGTCCAACTGGTGGTGCTGGGTTCGCTTTACCTGCAGGAATTTGTAATTTAACTACTTTTTCTACTTTTTTAGCCACGATGTGCACCTCCTTGATATCGTGATGTGGTCACAGGACTAAGTTTTGCCCTCCCACTCTTCTACATTTCGTGACGAAATGAACGCTCTAAAAGCGCGACCACAGTATTATAACACTAATTCGAGTTATAAATCAATAGTTGATTTGTTATTTTCGAACTAATATTATATTTTTATTTCCTTTTTATTATTATAATTTTTCTACTTGATCAAATTCAACTTCTACTGGCGTTTCTCTACCAAACATGTCTACAAGAACTGTAAGTTTGAATTTTTCTACTTCAATTTCTTGAATTTCGCCTACTTGATTTGCAAAAGGACCTGATTTAATTCTAACTTGTTCACCTAAATCTAGTTGAACATCAATAGTTTTTTCTTTCATGCCCATTTGTTTAAGGATGAAACGTGCCTCATCAGGAAGTAGTGGATTAGGTTTAGAACCAGCGCCTGCTGAGCCAACAAATCCAGTAACACCAGGTGTATTTCTTACTATATACCATGATTCGTCAGTCATTACTAATTCAACCAAGACGTAACCAGGGAATGTTTTTTTAGTTAAAGTTTTAGACTTACCATCTTTAACTTGTGTCTCTTCCTCTTCAGGTATTACAACTCTGAATATTTGTTCAGTCATATTCATAGATTCAACACGTTTTTCTAAATTCTTTTTAACTTTATTCTCATAACCAGAATAAGTATGCACAGCATACCAACGCTTTGCGCCAACTTCTTCAGACATGTCGTCACTCCTAACTATTTAATTAACTCTATAATTCTACCAATTCCTAAGTCTAAGGCATAGAAGAATACTAAGAAAAATACTACCGTAGCTACAACAATGACTGTGTATTTAAACAATTCTTCTTTCGTTGGCCAACTTGTCTTTTCCATTTCTGACTTAACGCCTTGGAAGAAATTTTCTTTTTTAGCCATTAACAAGACCTCCGTATTATTTCGTTATTCCTTATTTGCTTATTCCATACAACAAATCAAGCAAATACAATACTCTCAACTTAGTTGGAATGATATATTTACTCAACCGATCACACTAAATATGTCGTCTTAATTACTTCGATTCCTTATGCAACGTATGTGCATTACATCTCGGACAGTATTTTTTTAATTCCAATCTCGATGTAAGATTGCTTTGTTTCGGAATATTGTAATTTCTACTGCCACACACTTCACAATTCATTGGTACTTTTTTCATTTGTCTTCACCTTACTCATTATAATACCAATCTACTATACATAACTTTGAAGTCAATTGTCAATCTTCGCTCGTATAGTAAAGTACACTGTTTTGTAATCATAGTACGTCGTTTTTCATGTTTCGTGGATGTGTGTATCACTTCAAATAATGTCTTATTTTCATTTTACAACGCTGTATCGTATTGTAAACTACTTTGATTTTTACATTTAATATTTGGGCGATTTCTTGTGGTTTATATTCTCTAAAAATATAAACCATCACACTTTGTTCAAGTTCAGTCAACTTTTCTAACCCACGGTATAAGTCATTAGAAATTTCATCAGCTATAATCTGTTGTTCTGTTAAATATATAGTTGTCGCATATTGATACTTAACTTTGAACTCGTTCACTAATAATTCATGTCGTTGCTGTGTGTACACTTTTTTACGAAGATAGTCGTTTTTTACCGTTGTAATAATTCGATTCACATAATGCTCAAATGGCGTACTTTTAGTGAAATCAAAATCACTCAGTATTCTTAATAATTTTAATAGCACTTCTTGACACAAATCTTCTTTATCATTCGGATGAATAGTAAAATGATTTAGCCTTTGCTTTATCATAGGTAAGACAGGCTCAATCATTTTAAGTGTTACTTGTGTATTTTTAAAATCGCATGGTGTTTGTGAGGTAAGTTCGTTGTTGTGTAAACTTTCAAACATGACTTGTATCCTTTCCTTAAAAGTAAACATAGGATACATAGTTGCACACCAAAAATCAAGACTTCAATACTAGTGTTTATGATTGTTACCGCGTCTTAATTTTTCAAATTCTTCAAGTATCTCATTTGACAGTTCTATGCGTGTACGTGGTTTTTGTTCATTAAAACCATCTAGCTCTTTTGATACTGATATTTCATTTTCTCTCAAATCTCTCCACATTTCTCTTGAAGAAACACGGTAAGCCCCCGCGCCAAATATTGCATGTTGCTCACTCATATCACTCGTTACAACCGTTATGTGTCGCGTATGTTTATCATATAAATCATAAACATATCGTTCAATGTAACTGTCGGCAGTTTCTTTTTCTTTCGTAAATATCGTTTTAACCCCATGGTACATATATTCTGAATGAGCGCCGGATTGCTCATAAGCATCAAATACGCAAACAACTTCATCTGCTATAACAGCATTGTAGTTTGCGATTGCAGTAAGTAATTGATCGCGCGCTTCTTCAAGATTATCTTTAGCTATGCGACTGAGCTCCTGCGACTGTCCAATCATATTATAACCATCAATGATTAAGTAACGATCTTTCATGTCTTATCTCCAATCTGGTGACGTTTACGATATACTTCGTACATCATTAAGCTAGCAGCTACAGAAGCGTTAAGGCTATTCACATGTCCAACCATTGGAATTTTAATATAGAAATCGCATTTATCTTTAACTAAACGACTCATGCCTTGCCCTTCACTTCCTATAACTATCGCTAGAGGCATTGCCGCATCCATTTCTCTATAATCTGTAGCATTTTCCGCTTCTGTACCAACTACCCAGTACCCGTTGTCTTTTAATTCTTCAATAGTTTGAGCAAGGTTAGTTACCCGAATAACTGGCACATGTTCAATTGCACCAGTGGAAGCTTTAACAACCGTTTGCGTCAGCGCTACTGAACGTCTTTTAGGTATAATCACTCCATCGACACCAGAAGCATCTGCAGTTCTCAAAATAGACCCTAAATTATGAGGATCTTCTAAGCCATCTAATATCAAGACCGTGGACAAGTCGTCTTTCGTCTTTTGTGAAGCTAAAAAATCATCAAATTCCGTATATTCATACGGGGCAATATACGCCGCGATGCCTTGATGTGGCGCATCTGACAAATTATCTATTTTTGATTTTGGTACTGATTGAACGATGATTTTATGACTATTTGCCAATTTTAAAATTTCATTTATTTGTCCCTTTTTAATAGTATCTTGTATTAAAATTTTATTAATAGTATGCCCTGAGACAATCGCCTCTTTTACTGCATGACGACCAACTATAACTATATCTTCCACAGGATCACTTCCTCTCATTTACATTTTGTATAATAGTCTCTAACAACGCTGATAGGCGGTCGTACTCTTTTTCTAAATATAAGAATCCAATGACCGCTTCTAGCCCTGAACTTTTTCTATATGTTTGTATGTCTGTATTTTTAGCTTTGGTATAACTTTTAGCATTTCTACCACGTCTAACAATATCCTGTTCACTTTCACTGAACCAATTGTGCTCCATAAGATATTCAAGTGTTTGTGCCTGGCTTTTAGCTGAAACATAGCGCTTCGCTTCTTGGTGTAATCGATTAGGTTTCGCCTTTAGCTTCAACACGATATATTCTCTTACATGTTGATCTAATACAGCATCGCCCATATATGCTAATGTCAAAGGGTTTAATAATTTATTATCCATATTAACCACGTTTAAATCTCACGCCTTGTGCCGTATCTTCTAAAATGATATTCTGCGCTTTTAGTTCTTCACGGATTTCGTCAGCTCGTGCAAAATCTTTTTGCTTTCTAGCATTATTTCTTTCTTCTATAAGCGCTTCGATATCTGCATCTAACAGAACGTCACTTTCTTTGCCTTTTAATGGCACACCTAGTACATCACTGAAAATTTTGTATACTTCTTTGAAACGACTTATCACTTCTGTAGATGTTGTGTTCTCTAACACATATTTATTAGCTAATTTCGCTAAATCATACCATGCAGTTATAGCATTAGCAGTATTAAAATCATCATCCATGACAGTTTCAAATTGTTCTAATACAGCATTAATGTCATCGATATATGCTGATTGTTCTGCAATATCTGTCGCAATTGCTTCACGATCTTCAATCGCTTTATAACTGTTACGTATACGCTCTAAGCCACTTTTTGCTGCTTCAACTAATTCCACATTATAGTTGATTGGACTTCTATAATGCACACTAATCATAAAGAAACGTAAAACATCTGGATCTATCTGCTTAATGATGTCATGAACTAATACAAAGTTACCTAATGATTTACTCATTTTTTCATTATCAATATTGATAAAGCCATTATGCATCCAATAATGAGCAAACGGAGCGTGGTTGTGTGCTT
It encodes the following:
- the nusG gene encoding transcription termination/antitermination protein NusG translates to MSEEVGAKRWYAVHTYSGYENKVKKNLEKRVESMNMTEQIFRVVIPEEEETQVKDGKSKTLTKKTFPGYVLVELVMTDESWYIVRNTPGVTGFVGSAGAGSKPNPLLPDEARFILKQMGMKEKTIDVQLDLGEQVRIKSGPFANQVGEIQEIEVEKFKLTVLVDMFGRETPVEVEFDQVEKL
- the secE gene encoding preprotein translocase subunit SecE codes for the protein MAKKENFFQGVKSEMEKTSWPTKEELFKYTVIVVATVVFFLVFFYALDLGIGRIIELIK
- the rpmG gene encoding 50S ribosomal protein L33, with the translated sequence MKKVPMNCEVCGSRNYNIPKQSNLTSRLELKKYCPRCNAHTLHKESK
- a CDS encoding sigma-70 family RNA polymerase sigma factor, which translates into the protein MFESLHNNELTSQTPCDFKNTQVTLKMIEPVLPMIKQRLNHFTIHPNDKEDLCQEVLLKLLRILSDFDFTKSTPFEHYVNRIITTVKNDYLRKKVYTQQRHELLVNEFKVKYQYATTIYLTEQQIIADEISNDLYRGLEKLTELEQSVMVYIFREYKPQEIAQILNVKIKVVYNTIQRCKMKIRHYLK
- a CDS encoding NYN domain-containing protein, producing MKDRYLIIDGYNMIGQSQELSRIAKDNLEEARDQLLTAIANYNAVIADEVVCVFDAYEQSGAHSEYMYHGVKTIFTKEKETADSYIERYVYDLYDKHTRHITVVTSDMSEQHAIFGAGAYRVSSREMWRDLRENEISVSKELDGFNEQKPRTRIELSNEILEEFEKLRRGNNHKH
- the rlmB gene encoding 23S rRNA (guanosine(2251)-2'-O)-methyltransferase RlmB, giving the protein MEDIVIVGRHAVKEAIVSGHTINKILIQDTIKKGQINEILKLANSHKIIVQSVPKSKIDNLSDAPHQGIAAYIAPYEYTEFDDFLASQKTKDDLSTVLILDGLEDPHNLGSILRTADASGVDGVIIPKRRSVALTQTVVKASTGAIEHVPVIRVTNLAQTIEELKDNGYWVVGTEAENATDYREMDAAMPLAIVIGSEGQGMSRLVKDKCDFYIKIPMVGHVNSLNASVAASLMMYEVYRKRHQIGDKT
- a CDS encoding Mini-ribonuclease 3, producing the protein MDNKLLNPLTLAYMGDAVLDQHVREYIVLKLKAKPNRLHQEAKRYVSAKSQAQTLEYLMEHNWFSESEQDIVRRGRNAKSYTKAKNTDIQTYRKSSGLEAVIGFLYLEKEYDRLSALLETIIQNVNERK